ttcatatttttcatacatttccAACTGATATTCTCCACCATCAATTTTATTTGCACATTCACCCACAATTCGTTCTCATTGGCAGTGATGATGCAGGCTCTAATTTTATTGCAATGTAATTCTCTACCATGTTGTTACTATTTTTAAGGATTCAACTGCAATGGATCTGGTAAGAGCTCTGCTGAAATGCGAGGCTGAAATTGATACGACGAATAATTGGAGGCTTTCCGCATTGATGCTCGAACAAATGGAAGTCTTGCCAAAATGCTTTCCAAGCGATATTATTTACACGTATTTCGTGCCAGTCGTAGTCACGAGAGCTTTGAAAGCGGTACAGATTTTGTTtacaattaaataataacTTTCAATAGCCTTGATAACATCAAAAcagtttaaaatttgataataattCGGAATTTGTATTACTTTCTATATTGATTCTACGTTTCAATATTCATGTTCGAGTCACCATTTTTTATGGTGGCCAACCGAGGCCATTCACCATCGACAGCGACctaattcaaattttccaaatttccagAGACCGATGCCAGTTCGTCTTGCTGCTGGTCGAACGTTTCTCGTTCTGTTGCGTCACAATTTGAAACCGACACATAGGACCGCATTGCGTAATCGGCTGTACACCGAATTCGCTTGGAGTTCGAACAGTTACGTGCGTATGCTATACATTCACATGATGATTGAGGCaatggaaatattttcatcgatgtATTTCAAAGAGTATTTTTACTCGGCGGTTCTCGCTCTAACTGAAGATCCGATAGCGAACGTTAGACTGAAAGTTGTGACACTTTTGCCTTCATTAAAATCTTTCATACGTTTGCCATCGGACAAAGAACTGCTCTCGTCTCTCGAAGCTAATGTTCGTAAGTTAATGAACAACGAGACAGATCGAGACGTCGTTTACGCCCTAACGAATGTCATACACAAATTAGATGCCATTGTTGTCAGACACGAAGGACAGCCCGTACGTATACAAAATTCCCTTTCTTCATCATCCAAACTTTGCAcctttttgtttcctttacTATTTCAAATAATTGCAGACTTCCGCAAAAATGAGCAAACAAGAGACTGATGATTTGAGGAAatacgaggaagaaaaaaggctGATGAATACAACGGCTGGAAAATCTGTTCTAAGCTCGAGTCAGTTGGCACACCCAACCCCAACTGCGGCAAAGAAACATTTAATGACACCAAAAATCAGTGAGTCTGTCACCGAGTTGAGAATGctcaaattaaataaaaatattttcatttatgaaCATTAATAACATTTTCATACTTCGTTTTCATAGGTGGTACAAACAGGATGGCAAGCAGTGAAATGGGAATAGGTCGAGGAGTAAGGCAAAATCCCATTCCCACTGATGGTGCAAGATCTTCGTGAGTACAAGAAAAACTTGTccgaaatgtttatttttcatttttataatacTAACCCATTGACAATTCCATTTTATAATCTTTCCGGAGAGAACTTTCGGAATTAATCTTTAACAATTGTCAAAAATTTCAGACTTCCGCCGAATATGTCTAAGGTCAAACCACCAGGATCGATATCAATGCCGGACCCTCCATCTCGTTTATCCAGACGTAAGTTGCtgtaaattgaatttccagAACGGTGCGATAATtgtaagtaaaaaattgagacgattgaatttttctttcagagAATTTGCCAGCTTCTCGATTGAACGAGATGCCAAAAGCTAGGTGAGtgaattaaattattttcttcttaaTTTTACTTCGAAGAAATCCTTGCTTTCGGTATGCCTATTAATTCGTCGATATGAATTAGAATTAACCAGTGTAAACTCCATAATTGCAGTTGCACATTTTTACTAACGTTGCAACAAATCCACCGGAAGTTCGAAACAAAAGCAGACAACGCAGTTggtagaatatttttcatatttgaaGACAAGTAAAAATTTTGACTAGATACTCGATGACTAAACAATTGGAAGGCTTTCGTTTCGACCCTTCTCAATTATGTTGCAAATATTGCTTAGAAAAAATGGCCAAGCGACGACCTCAGACATCGTCTCACTCAGGCATTCTGTGTATGTGCTTCTAGTACGTCTAGCAACGATCTAACATCGAGTTGGGCACAACTAACATCGAACAGCatgttactaacacatctatgggAACGTATAAACATGTCGAAATCTAACGTTAGCGTAAGCCCAAATAATCATATGGAGGGTACAGGGTATCAGGATTATGGGTTTGCCTACGAGCCTTACGAAAGCTTCGATAACGGATCGACCAACCGTTACGAAATGGCTCAAGCATGCGAATCGTCATTGAACAAAGCGATGAGTTTTCCAAGCGTGTCGTCGTATTGCAGCCCCGAGCACGAATGTACAAGAGCAAGATTTAACACATTTTACAAGCACGATTATTACCCGCCATCGGTACTATCAAAGACACTGTTAATGTCCCaaatgaaagagagaaataattGTTGGGCTTTTAGTTCGATGCCGGAGATACCAGTAACGTTGCAGGATGACGAATTTCTCGTTGACGCCGGTATAAGAATGCCTGTACAATTGTCGTCCTGTCACCCAAGTTCGAGGATTCCAAAGCTGCAAGAAATCATTTATCGGAATCGTCGAGTCGTCGGGCAGAACGCAGAACGTTCGTGTAGCAGCGAAAGACCGCCGAGCGTTAATCTCGACAAGGGCAAATCGAAGAGACACTTCTCGATGCACGAAGATTGCTTGAAAACGCGCTCGAGCAGCCTCGACCAAACGAAGATCAATCGATGTTCGGTCAATTACGAAGACATGGCGAGACAACGCGGCAAGTGCAGTTTAGAAGAACAACATTGTGTCAAGGATGACCCCAGGTCCAAGAGATATCCAGCTCCTCCGGGCAAGCTACGAATGTCGTGCGGTGAACAACAAAAGTCCAAAAGTTTCGAGGATAAAAGCAAAAGATGCTCCTTGATATTGGACAAGGAAAAAAGTCGTTTTTCACAACCGAAAAGCGTCATCGATCGAACGAAACGTCATTCGGTAAATTATACGACCCACGTAACCGACATTAAAGATACGAAGCcacaaaaattcaaacgccACAGTCTAGAAGTCACCGAATCCAACGGATCGGAACGCATGGGACGTTTGAAGAGAAATTTTACTCTTGACGTCAATCACAATCAAGGCGCTAGCAAAATTTCTTCGCTGAGAAGCGCCCTCGCTTCCGGAAGTCGCACCGCACCCGTTACGCGAGCTTCCAGCCCTATCCGAGTTGCTCCACGTTTCAATTTCGATCGTCAGGTTCAGGATGATATCGGGGATTATTCGATGGAAAGACAACTAGGGAAATTCAGTTCGAGCGATGAAGAAGTCGATAAATTGTGCATCAGATTCTCTTATCTCGATCCTCCCAATATTAGGGATGATCGTGCGAGCAGTCGGGCCAGTCGATTGCCCGTTTGGATGAGAAGGAAGAAACCATAAAATGCGCATTTATTTTACATCTCAGGCATTACGTTTCAGAAGCTCGTAGAGCTATCGTTCATGGAGAATTTCCATGATACTTGGGAAAAGTTAGTACATcttgatacattttttccaaaatactttttgcatccaggaaaacgaaaaataacacaatcttgaaaatgattttgataACAGCCACAATAAAAGCGAAAAAGGAATGGAGGCAAACACTTCACAAACGACTGAAATATATAATGAAAACTATGCAAAAAGATGATTCTATTCAGGTAgagttatttttaattatcaaaATAGAATTCAAGAGGCTTCGAATGAttgggaatttaaaaaatggactCTCCAAGTTTATCATGGAAATTCCCCTTCGAATGAATGTATATCCTAATTGATGTACTAATGACTGTCGAAATAGTGAGCTGAAATCTGTTCCTCATCAAATCTCCAAATGGGACTCGTTTGTTTGAGTGTGAGCTAATAGTCGGCCTGGCAGCTACTGAAACATAGTGGCTTTTATAGAATCTTCCATTAGCGGGAAAAGTATTTGACTGTGGATCCTTTGCAATATTAGTGCATTTTGAATTATAATTGAAATCTCGAGTCACTTTAGCTCACCAAGGAAATTGAGTTTTTTCCGTAattcttttactttttgacgttCTCAACGAATGTCTAGCCTCGTCGAATCATCAAAGGAGACATTTATTTCCGGAGTGGTCCAAAAAACTGTTAAGCCATCCATTAATTAGATCATTTAATGAGATATTTATTAATCaacaatattaaaatataGAATGGACGTTTTGGTGAGGCCCCTACACGGTTAGGAAAAGAGTaaagatataataaattttcttaGGCATATTTTACCACGTGCCTGTAAGCTGCGCAGTCCTTTACTGATGAAACTACAAATGTTAACACACAAAACTCAGCATATTTTGTTTACAAAATCTTCTCAACTTGCATGTGAGCATGGAGCAATCATTTTCCCAATTGCAGCAAAAAGAATGAACCAGCGAATGCATAAATCAGTCCACATTTGATGTAAACAAAAACATTCTCATGAAAATAAtcaagaaatattttatttttggcaTCGTTTGGAGTATAGCATTTATCTTTgatagaaaaaggagaaaaaaagaagaaaatgaacaGGGTATTTTCGAAAAGTTAACGTTGACAACGTTATCCTTGTCCCTTGGAGTTCTCGACTTAGTTGTACATTATATTGATcataaagaatataaaaatgagtgCACCAACGCTTAGAGATGCATTTAAAAAACGTATGTTTAAATTCGCTCTGGTAATATGGTGGCAAATTGCACTAATTCTTccgagagaaaaatgatgTACGGTAGAACGTGGCGAAACTCGAGTCGCAGATTGTTCACTGAAAAAACGATTGTCAAAGAACTTATACGACGAAAATATCGCCACAGCTATCTCATAGACTTTTCAGAGCCGATTGTACTTAATTATAATGTATGAGGCATTTCATCTCAAGCCAAGCTACATTCATTCTCAATTCACGATCTCATTCAATCGTAATCTAACCCAGAGTGTacataaagggaaaaaaatacacttttttcttttttggacCACAGGTACGAATCTTCGAGTTGTGAGGTTAATGGGTTAACTTGGGATATAATTCATTGTATATTTCTATATGCCTAGtgttatatacatatataataaGAATTTAAGTAGTAGCTAATGTACACAATGttgaacaataatttatttttcgcgtCCCAGACATTGTAacttttattcgttatttatttGCCCCCACGTCATGTGGCACGATGTAAATTAtctagaaagagagagagaagaaatttaCGAATTGTATATTTATGAGAAAGAGAGTTTAGAATAATGTTAAAGACTGTTCGGTATATTATTATAAAGAAATTGAACCTTGGAGTTTGCTTTGTTTCTTTATCGTTAAAAACGTAGAGATTAAAATTTGAGTCAGATTTGCCTAATTGccgagtgaagaaaaaaaaagtacacgaACATTGTACTCCACGAAAAGATTAGCACTGCAGTATTGAAAATAGTATTAGTTCTAGTCCGGTAACAAAAAATGCcagtttttcttcgtttctcggAAATTATAATTAACGAAATTTCcatcaatttttccaaaacctGCTACTCTTCTTGTAGATGAGTATTACGCTACAAAAGGTTATCCAAtaagttttttcaatgaaaatcaatcTTCCTCCATAGAACTAGCAACACATTCATTCATTAAATAGAATGATCGCCTGATCGAACTCACTTGAATcgaatcaattgatttttcctcTCTGCTAGGACAACTTGAACGCTGAAAAATACAATTAGGTGAATTTGACGAGCCTTCGACGTTGCATTCGCACGTTATTTCCTTCGTGATAAGACatgcatatataaatatacgtatatgtatatatatttatcaataTCTTTATATATTAGAAATAcgatatataaaaaaaggaaatattaTGTATTTTGTGCAGCACGAAAACGTCAGGTGAGACTACGAGAAAATCATGAATGAGTTGTTGGCGAAGGAAAAGGGCTTTAATGTTTGTTCTCGAGAAGGACAAAAGAGTATAAAGAAATTGAGAAGCGTTCGACGCGATAAACGCGCAACGAAGGAATCCGTAAATGAAATATTGGCGAATCATTTGCCATCCGCTCTTCCCTTCTCATCTATAAATAATAGCTGAGCTATTTATTTTACTACACCGAAATGCAAACATAGCTGTAATTACTCTAGAACACCATGCAAAACGCAgaataatttatgaaaaattcttaaaacaAAAGAATAACAAGCAACAAACAGTAAAAACCAACTATTGTCTCTGAttaagaagaaataaaataatgaaatatacgTCCTGTTATGGACTTCTGGTTACCAACTAAGATAATACAATTGTTAGAAAACAAAAGCTTAGACCAAATGACAAATTGGAGTATTCCAATTTCAAAGCCCTTCATTTCCGGTAGGAACAATATACTACGATTGTTCGATCATGTAAATACTCTATCCACACCGCCAAaggcatcatatttttctGCTCATCCAGTTATTAACGCATCTCTCAGATTAATGTTCTTCGGCCTGTAGTACGAATAAATTGCGAATCACAAGATAGACATTTCACGAGTTGTCGAAACGAGAGTGACGAGATGAAGAaactaaaacaaaaaaaaataaaaatatataaaaaacgtacagaacgaaaaaattaaaattacaaCAAATGATAAAAGATTTTGAGCCGGGAGCTTCGAGAATTAAAAGttaaagaaaagaaacaatttaaaaaatgtgaaaaataaattgaagagaaaaatgttatttgATGCGCGTCGTGCTTAAATGatactatttatttttgtatagATCTATATCATGTAATATCAACCTATGTGCCAGAGGTAACATACGCTGAATGTATCGATGGAGATATATAGTATGTTATTGTATAgaatataaataattgttaACTCTTGatgcatttttcttccttgTGAAAGCAAcaataagcaaaaaaaatcatttcttcgTTACCACTCTCATCGAATTGTACATATAGATCACATTCGATTGCGTCGATCTCACCAAATTAATCAATTAAATAAATCCTCCGATCATCGATTGTATCTGTTTTGTTCTTCATGTACGATTACGTTTGATCGAATCTATCGTGTCTTTGAGGATGTAGAACGTAAGGGTAgatgataatgaaaataaaacgattaaaatatttcgtttttccatacttttatttcttctACTCCTTAAAagtaaatccatttttttcgctttcgATCACTACAGTTTGCttacaattttcatttaaattcacTTACACAATATATCGTATTAAATTAATCGCCTCGAtgcaagtatttttttttttttaat
The window above is part of the Venturia canescens isolate UGA chromosome 5, ASM1945775v1, whole genome shotgun sequence genome. Proteins encoded here:
- the LOC122411665 gene encoding serine/threonine-protein phosphatase 4 regulatory subunit 4-like isoform X1, giving the protein MWQEGGEAPFESTSDTKGEDIQKLSVIQTLPSLLAGDAQSCISRLMPKMQQTLPTASTEFHMAASTTFKTILEQRLVSHSTFTQTFLQSILNSLDSRDPVVAQAWLETLLDVIELLPAEVIRQEILPMAINKGQLSQPTSSRITCSKLIGKICTRFDSQLIKKEVLPTVHSLCQDVNSDVRACICLQLRYVAEGLGPESVKPALLPSIVELASDEECSVRHASVQTIVHLLPQLQTDVIKNTIAPLIKKLCEGALESDDTVLCVIAQEFGKLALGLEKCLTPGEKTWLIQYFQQLSQLGVPSMRNEGTKQEFPFISNNPLINERNVECRWQCAFNIPAMFLFVSSAAEDVEILLPTFNDLASDPYYMVRRTIACGIHEVARILGPRNNLIKGELIKLLKDDSDEVLQGLVPHVAVTFELLLQSQTIGMDKIDSTAMDLVRALLKCEAEIDTTNNWRLSALMLEQMEVLPKCFPSDIIYTYFVPVVVTRALKARPMPVRLAAGRTFLVLLRHNLKPTHRTALRNRLYTEFAWSSNSYVRMLYIHMMIEAMEIFSSMYFKEYFYSAVLALTEDPIANVRLKVVTLLPSLKSFIRLPSDKELLSSLEANVRKLMNNETDRDVVYALTNVIHKLDAIVVRHEGQPTSAKMSKQETDDLRKYEEEKRLMNTTAGKSVLSSSQLAHPTPTAAKKHLMTPKISGTNRMASSEMGIGRGVRQNPIPTDGARSSLPPNMSKVKPPGSISMPDPPSRLSRQNLPASRLNEMPKASTSSNDLTSSWAQLTSNSMLLTHLWERINMSKSNVSVSPNNHMEGTGYQDYGFAYEPYESFDNGSTNRYEMAQACESSLNKAMSFPSVSSYCSPEHECTRARFNTFYKHDYYPPSVLSKTLLMSQMKERNNCWAFSSMPEIPVTLQDDEFLVDAGIRMPVQLSSCHPSSRIPKLQEIIYRNRRVVGQNAERSCSSERPPSVNLDKGKSKRHFSMHEDCLKTRSSSLDQTKINRCSVNYEDMARQRGKCSLEEQHCVKDDPRSKRYPAPPGKLRMSCGEQQKSKSFEDKSKRCSLILDKEKSRFSQPKSVIDRTKRHSVNYTTHVTDIKDTKPQKFKRHSLEVTESNGSERMGRLKRNFTLDVNHNQGASKISSLRSALASGSRTAPVTRASSPIRVAPRFNFDRQVQDDIGDYSMERQLGKFSSSDEEVDKLCIRFSYLDPPNIRDDRASSRASRLPVWMRRKKP
- the LOC122411665 gene encoding serine/threonine-protein phosphatase 4 regulatory subunit 4-like isoform X2, with the protein product MWQEGGEAPFESTSDTKGEDIQKLSVIQTLPSLLAGDAQSCISRLMPKMQQTLPTASTEFHMAASTTFKTILEQRLVSHSTFTQTFLQSILNSLDSRDPVVAQAWLETLLDVIELLPAEVIRQEILPMAINKGQLSQPTSSRITCSKLIGKICTRFDSQLIKKEVLPTVHSLCQDVNSDVRACICLQLRYVAEGLGPESVKPALLPSIVELASDEECSVRHASVQTIVHLLPQLQTDVIKNTIAPLIKKLCEGALESDDTVLCVIAQEFGKLALGLEKCLTPGEKTWLIQYFQQLSQLGVPSMRNEGTKQEFPFISNNPLINERNVECRWQCAFNIPAMFLFVSSAAEDVEILLPTFNDLASDPYYMVRRTIACGIHEVARILGPRNNLIKGELIKLLKDDSDEVLQGLVPHVAVTFELLLQSQTIGMDKIDSTAMDLVRALLKCEAEIDTTNNWRLSALMLEQMEVLPKCFPSDIIYTYFVPVVVTRALKARPMPVRLAAGRTFLVLLRHNLKPTHRTALRNRLYTEFAWSSNSYVRMLYIHMMIEAMEIFSSMYFKEYFYSAVLALTEDPIANVRLKVVTLLPSLKSFIRLPSDKELLSSLEANVRKLMNNETDRDVVYALTNVIHKLDAIVVRHEGQPTSAKMSKQETDDLRKYEEEKRLMNTTAGKSVLSSSQLAHPTPTAAKKHLMTPKISGTNRMASSEMGIGRGVRQNPIPTDGARSSLPPNMSKVKPPGSISMPDPPSRLSRQNLPASRLNEMPKASSMPEIPVTLQDDEFLVDAGIRMPVQLSSCHPSSRIPKLQEIIYRNRRVVGQNAERSCSSERPPSVNLDKGKSKRHFSMHEDCLKTRSSSLDQTKINRCSVNYEDMARQRGKCSLEEQHCVKDDPRSKRYPAPPGKLRMSCGEQQKSKSFEDKSKRCSLILDKEKSRFSQPKSVIDRTKRHSVNYTTHVTDIKDTKPQKFKRHSLEVTESNGSERMGRLKRNFTLDVNHNQGASKISSLRSALASGSRTAPVTRASSPIRVAPRFNFDRQVQDDIGDYSMERQLGKFSSSDEEVDKLCIRFSYLDPPNIRDDRASSRASRLPVWMRRKKP